The following DNA comes from Meiothermus sp..
CGTAGGCAAAGGCCGGGTCGTAGGCCGGCATGTTGGGCACCGGCAGGGCCAGCACGTGAGAGTGGCCGTCTTCGTGTTGCAGACCCTCGCCGTTCAGGGTGGTGCGGCCCGCCGTAGCCCCTAGCAAAAAGCCCTTGGTGCGCTGGTCGCCGGCAGCCCAGACCAGATCACCCACCCGCTGGAGGCCAAACATCGAGTAGTAGATGTAAAAGGGAATGGTGGGAATGCCGTGGTGGGCGTAGGCGGTTCCGGCGGCGATGAAGCTGCTCATGGCCCCGGCCTCGTTGATGCCCTCCTGCAGCAGTTGGCCGGTCTCGGACTCACGGTAGACGGTCACGGTGCCGGCGTCCACCGGGGTGTAGAGCTGGCCCTTGGGCGAGTAGATGCCCACCGTGCTGATCACCCCTTCCATGCCAAAGGTACGGGCCTCGTCGGGCACGATGGGCACGATGTATTTGCCCACCTCGGGGTGGCGCACCAGCTTGGTCAGCATCCGCACGAAGGCCATGGTGGTGGAGATTTCGCGCCCGCCGGAGCCTGCCAGGAACTCCTCGAAGAAGGCCAGATCGGGGGTTTTGAGCCGGTATTCGCGCACCCGCCGCTCGGGAATCAGGCCGCCCAGGGCTTTACGGCGCTCGAGCATGTACCTGACCTCCGGCGAGTCTTTGCCGGGGTGGTAGAAGGGGGTTTTCTCCAGCTCTTCGTCGGGGATGGGAATACCCAGGTGATCCCGCGCCTCCCGCAGGTCTTCCAGGGTGAGCTTCTTGACCTGGTGGGCCACGTTCTTGGCCTGGGCGGTGGGGCCCAGGCAGTAGCCCTTAACCGTGCGGGCGATGATGACGGTGGGTGAGCCGCGGTGCTCCATAGCGGCTTTATAGGCAGCGTAGATCTTGCGGTTGTCGTGGCCCCCGCGCGAAAGGGTCAGGCGGTCGAGGTCTTCGTCGCTCAGGCCCTCAATCAGTTTTTTGAGGGCGGGGGTGTTAAAGAACTTCTCGCGCAGCTCCTTGCCGCCGTAGGCCGCGTAGCGCTGGCTCTCGCCGTCCACGAGCTGCTCCATGCGCTCGAGCAGCACACCTTCGGTATCTTTGGCGAACAGCTCGTCCCAGGCGCTGCCCCAGACCACCTTGATCACGTTCCAGCCGTTGCCCCGGTAGACGCTCTCGAGCTCCTGGATCACCTTGGAGTTACCCCGCACCGGCCCGTCGAGGCGCTGCAGGTTGGCGTTGATCACGAAGATCAGGTTGTCGAGTTCCTCGCTCGCAGCCACCCGCAAAGCCCCCAGGGTTTCGACCTCGTCCTGCTCGCCATCGCCCAGAAAAGCCCAGACCTTGGCGTTGGTTTTTGGCTTGAGGCCCCGGTCTTCCAGGTAGCGCATGAAGCGGGCCTGGTAGATGGCCTGCAGGGGCCCCAGCCCCATGCTGACGGTGGGAAACTCCCAGTAGTCGGGCATCAGCCAGGGGTGGGGGTAGCTGGAAAGGCCCCGGCCCGGCCCACCCAAAAGCTCACGGCGGAACTTGCCCAGGTCGTCCTCGGTCAGGCGGCCCTCCAGGTAGCTGCGGGCATAGATGCCCGGCGACATGTGCCCCTGGTAGAAGACCAGATCGCGGTCGGGGCTATCGTGCCCGCGGAAAAAGTGGTTGAAGCCCATCTCCATCAGCTCGGCAATGCTGGCGTAGGTGGCGATATGCCCGCCGATACCGTCGGATTTTTTGTTGGCCTGCTGCACGATGGCGATGGTGTTCCAGCGCAGGATGTTGGCGATGCGCTGCTCGAGCTCGAGGTCGCCCGGATAGGGGGGCTGGTGCTCCACCGAGATGGTGTTCACGTAGGGGGTGTTGACCTTGTCGTGGATGACCACCCCGTTGCGGTAGGCGTAGTTCTCGAGCATCTCCATGAGCTGCGCCACCCGGTCGCGTCCGGCAGTGCGCAGGACGTACTCGAGGCTCTCGCGCCACTCCTGGTTCTCGAGGTCTTCTAGCCTGATCTGCTCTTCGGCAGATAGCCCGGCACGGGCGGCAATCAGTTCGCGGTCTTCAACCATGGGGGCCTCCTCTGGACCAATCGCCGACAAGACCCGGCTTCAGCGCCCCAGGCATTCGGCATTTGGCGGCTATTCTTTGTCATCAGCCTTACATTACAGCAGATTTTTATTTGTCCAATCGTAAGGAAGTGTTTTTTTTACAGCTTATAAAAAACTTTTATCAAATGGTAAATAAAGACCCGGGCATTCCCGTGGAGTACGCAATTCAGCAATTTTTACTGGCAGGCTATCGCTGGCGCATTTTCCTGTTCCATTTTTTATACATAAAAAATATTTTTATATATTGACAAAATTTCAAAGTACAGCTAGCTTCAAAGCACACGGGGGCCTGCATGCAGTCTAGAGCTAGAAGCATCTGCAAATCTTCCGGGCATGCAAAGGCCAGGGCCGACCGCTGGAGCACTCCATGAGCCCTGCTCTACACGAGCTAGCCCAGCTCTTCCCACCCAGTCGCCTGCTGCACAAACCCGGCGAACTGACCCCTTACGAGTCCGATGCCCTTACGGCCTTCCGGGCCCGGCCCCTGGCGGTGGTACTGCCCGAAAGCCACGAGGAGGTGGTGGCCGCGGTGCGCTGGTGTGCCAGGCACCGGATACCCTATGTGGCCCGTGGCTCCGGCACCAGCCTTTCGGGGGGCTCGCTACCGATTGATGGGGGGCTTTTGATTGGCCTCAACAGGATGAACAAACTGCTGCGGCTGGATCCACAGGAACGCATCGCGGTGGTAGAGCCGGGCTTTATCAACCTCCAGGTCTCAAACGCCGCCGCCCCCTATGGCCTTTACTACGCCCCCGACCCCTCCTCCCAGCCGGTCTCGACCATCGGGGGGAACCTGGCCTTTAACTCGGGCGGGGCCCACTGCCTCAAGTACGGCATGACCTCCAACCACGTGCTGGCGGCCAAGGTGGTGCTGCCCGACGGCGAGACCGTGGTGCTGGGCAGCGAGAGCCTGGAAAACACCGGCCCCGACTGGCTGGGCTTGTTCGTGGGCAGCGAGGGACTGCTGGGCATCGCCACCGAGATCACCCTGCGCCTTTTGCCCAAACCCGAGACCTATCACACCGTGCTGGCCGCCTACGACTCGCTGGAGAAAGCCGGCGACGCGGTGGCCGCAGTGGTGGCCTCCGGGCTTTTGCCCGGCGCGATGGAGATTATGGACTCGCTGGCGATCGAAGCCGCCGAGGCCGCGGTCAAAGCCGGTTATCCAAGGGAGGCCCGGGCCCTGTTGATCGTGGAGCTCGAGGGCGAAACCCCCCAGGTGGAGGCCGAGGCCCGCTACCTGGACGAAGTCATCCGGCGCTCGGGGGCCTACGAGGTGCGGGTGGCCCAGAGCGCCGAGGAGCGCCTGAAAATCTGGAAAGGGCGCAAGGCCGCCTTCTCGGCGGTGGGGCGGCTCTCGCCCGACTACATCGTGCAGGACGGGGTGGTTCCCCGCTCCCGGCTGGGCCAGGCCCTGGCCGAGATCGAGCGGCTCTCCGCGCGGTATGGCCTGCGGGTCGCCAACGTCTTCCACGCCGGAGATGGCAACCTGCACCCCCTGATTCTCTACAACGGGCGGGTGGCCGGGGAGTTCGAGCGGGCCGAGGAGCTGGCGGGGGAGATCCTGCGCCTGTGCGTGGCCCTGGGCGGCTCCATCACCGGCGAGCACGGGGTGGGCATGGAGAAGAAAGCCTACATGCCCGAGATGTTCTCCGAGGCCGACCTGGCCGCCATGCGGCGCATCCGTCTGGCCCTCGATCCCCTCGAGCTTTCCAACCGCGGCAAGATGTTCCCCGGCGGCGAAGCCCCTGCGCTGCACCAGGCCGGGCCCCACCCCCTGGAGCGGGCCGGGGTTATCTCGAGGGAGTAGGCTGCCATGACCGTGCTCTACCCCACCAGCCCCGCCGAGGTGCAGGAGGCCATCCGGGCCCACAGCCGGGTGCGGGCCAGGGGCGGCGGCAGCAAACCGGCCCTTTCCACGCCAACAGAAGACCAGACCGTTCTGGAGATGCGCGGCCTCTCGGGGGTGAAGGAGTACGACCCCGGCGAGTACGTGCTGGTAGCCCGGGCCGGAACCCCCCTGGCCGAGGTGGAGCGGCTTCTGGCCCAGCACGGGCAGTACCTGCCCTTCGACCCGCCCCTGGTGGAACAGGGGGCCACCCTGGGGGGCACGGTGGCCGCCGGGCTTTCCGGCCCCATGCGGCAGCGCTATGGGGGGGTGCGCGACTTCATCCTGGGGGTGCAGTTCGTGGACGGCACGGGCCAACTGGTGCGAGCAGGTGGCAAGGTTGTCAAGAACGCCGCTGGCTTCGACCTGCCCAAGCTGATGGTGGGCAGCCTGGGGCGGCTGGGCCTCCTCACTGAGCTGGCCTTCAAGGTCTTCCCCTACCCCAAAGCCACCGCCACCCTGCGGGTGGCCTTCCCCAAGCTGGAAGCGGCCCTCGAGGCCCTCTACCGGCTGGCGGGCTCGTCCATCGAGCTCTACGCCCTCGACCTCGAGCCCCCCGCCACCCTGGCCCTCCGCCTGGGGGGCCTGCCCGAAGCCCTTCCGGCCCGGCTGGAGCGGCTCACAGCCTTTATGGGCAGGGCCGGCGACCTCCTGCAAGGCGAGGCCGAAGCCCGGTACTGGCGCGACCTGAACCGGCTCGAGCTGGGCGCGGGTTATCTGGTTAAAGTAGCCCCCTCTGCCCGGCAGATCCCCGCCCTGGAACAGGCCCTGGGCAGTGTCCCCCGCCGGTACATGAGCGCAGGCAACCTGCTATACCTGGCCTGGAACGACGAGCTGGCCCAGTTGGATACCCTGTTACGATCTCAGAACTTATCTGGTCTGGTTCTGAGGGGCCACACCGCTCGCCCCCAGATTGGAATAGACTTGGAACAGGTCTTTGGTCAGCGGGTGGCCGCCGCCCTCGATCCTCAAGGCCGGTTCAGCCCTACTCCACCCCAGTAACCCCAGGAAAACCTATGCAGCACAAGATTGACGTCGAAAAGCTCGGCCCCCAGGGTGAAATCATGGCCCACGCCATCGAGGCCTGCGTGCACTGTGGCTTCTGCCTGCCGGCCTGCCCCACCTACCAGGTGCTGGGCGAGGAGATGGACTCCCCCAGAGGGCGGATTTTTCTGATGAAAGAGGTGCTGGAGGGCAACCTGAGCATGGAGGAAGCCCAGCCCTACCTCGATAAGTGCCTGGGCTGCCAGGGCTGCGTGACGGCCTGCCCCAGCGGCGTGCCCTACGGCGAGCTCATCGCCACCTACCGGGGCTGGAGCGAGCCCCAGCGCCACCGCTCCCCTTTCCAGAAGCTCTTTCGCATCGGCCTTCAGGAGACCCTCCCCTACCCCTCGCGCTTCCGTGCTGCGGCCACCCTGGGCCGGCTGGGCAAGCCGATCAAGCCGCTGCTGCCGCCCCTGCTGCAAGCCCCGCTCGAGCTGCTCCCCGACCAACTGCCCAAACACCAGCCCCTGCCCGAGCTGGTTCCCGCCGAGGGCGAACGGCGGGCTCGAGTGGCCTTTCTGGCCGGCTGTGCCCAGCAGGTGTTGCAGCCCAACTTCAACCACGCCACCCTGCGGGTGCTGGCCCGCAACGGGGTGGAGGTGGTGATCCCCAAAGGCCAGGGCTGCTGCGGCGCGCTGGCGATGCACACCGGCGAGCGCGCGCGGGCCCTGCGCTTCGCCCGCACCAACCTCAGTGCCTTTGCCGGTGAGTTCGATGCCATCCTCACCAACGCCGCCGGCTGTGGCTCGGGCCTCAAGGAGTACCCCCTGCTCTTCCACGGGGAACCCGAGCAGGCCCAGGCCAGTCAGATGGCCGCCAAAGTCCGGGATGTCTCGGTTTTCCTGGTCGAGCTGGGCCTGAAAGCCGTGCCCCCGCTGAAGCGACCCCTCAAGGTGGCCTACCACGACGCCTGCCACCTGGCCCACGCCCAGCAGGTGCGGGCCGAGCCGCGCCAACTGCTGAAAAGCATTCCGGGCCTCGAGCTTGTGGAAATTCCCGAAGGCGAGCTGTGCTGTGGCTCGGCGGGTACCTACAACCTCGAGCAACCCGAAATCGCCGCCACCCTGGGCGAGCGCAAAGCCCGTAACATCCTGGCTACGGGGGCCGAGCTGGTGGTCACCGGCAACATCGGCTGCTTCACCCAGATCCAAAGCCACCTGCGCAAGCTGGGCCGGGAGATTCCGGTGCTACACACCCTCGAGCTGCTGGATCGGGCCTACGCCCAAAGCCCCATCCTTCCGGGCCGCTAAAGCAACCCCGCACCCTGGATAAAATGCCTCTTATGCGCGAGCTGCTCATCGCCAGCTTTCGGCAGGCCCTGGAGCAAACCCACCCCGCCCACCTCACCGCCCAGCACCTCCCCCAGGAGACCCCGGCGCTGATCGTTTCGGTGGGGAAAGCCGCCATGAGCATGCTGGCCGCCGCCCAGGAGCGGTTTCCCCAGGTGCCCTTTATAGCGGTGCCCAAAGCCGAGCCGGGCCGGGACTGGCCGCAAGCGGAACGTGGTCAGATCATACCGGCCCGCCACCCCATGCCCGACGAGCAGAGCATGCGGGCCGCGCAAACCATCCTCCAGGCCGTCTCGCGTTTGCAAACCAGCGATCTTCTGCTGGTTCTGGTCTCTGGGGGCGGCAGCGCGCTGTTGTGTGCACCCTGGGGGATTGACCTCCCCACCAAACAGGCCCTGACCCAGGCCCTTTTGCGCTCGGGGGCCGACATTCAGGAGATTAACGCGGTGCGAAAGCACGTCTCCGCCATCAAGGGGGGGCGGCTGGCCGCGGCCACCCCCGCCCGCATCCACGCCCTGTATCTATCGGATGTTCCGGGCGACGACCTCTCGGTGATTGCCTCGGGCCCCACCGTACCCGACGAGACCACCTTCGCCCAGGCCCTGGCGGTGCTCGACAAGTACGGCCTGGACTTCCCCGAGGTGCGCTCCCACCTGGAGCAAGGCGCAAAGGGTGCCCTGCCCGAGTCGCCCAAGCCGGGCCAGGCCCTCTTCCAGCGGGTGGAAAACCGGCTGATTGGCAGCAACCAGGTTCTGCTCGAGGCCGCCCAGCGCTTCTGGCAGGCCCAGGGCTACCCAGCGGTCATCCTCTCCGACCGCTTCCAGGGCGAGGCCCGCGAGCTGGCCCGCTTTCACGCCAACCTGGTGCAGAGCATCCGCACCCACGGGCACCCCTTCCGCCCCCCGGTGGTGCTGCTCTCCGGCGGCGAGGCCAGCGTGATGGTGCGCGGTTCGGGCCAGGGGGGGCGCAACCAGGAGTTTCTGGCCTGGCTGGGCTTTTACCTGGGCCCGGATGGGGTCTGGGCCCTGGCCGCCGACTCCGATGGCATCGACGGCAACACCCCCGCAGCGGGCGCTATCCTGGCGCCCGACACCTGGAGCCGAGCCCAGCAGCAGGGCCTCGACCTCAAGGCCCTGCTGCACGACAACAACGCGCACGGGTTTTTCCAGGCCCTGGGGGGGTTGCTCATCACCGGCGAGACCGCCAACAACCTCAACGATTTTCGGGTGCTGGTGGTGGAGTAAGCCGCACTGCGGTAAGCTAGGGCCGGCCCATGTCGAACGTTCTGGTTTTGCACGGCTTTACCTCCCACCCCACCCTGACCATGGGGCCGCTCCCCGAAACCCTGCGCAAGGCTGGGTTTACCGTGGCCCAGCCCACCCTGCCCGGCCACGGCACCCGGCCCGAAGACCTGCGCGGTGTGCGCTGGCTGGACTGGCTCCAGACCGCTCGAGAAGCCTATCTGGCACTCCCCGAGCCCAGGGCGGTGGTGGGCCTCTCGATGGGGGGGCTGCTGGCCGGCTGGCTGGCCGCCGAGCACAAGACCGCCGCCCTGGTGGCCCTGGCCCCGGCGCTGGGCTTCAAGAACCGCCTGGCCTACCTGGCCCCGCTGCTGCACTACGTCAAACCCTGGGCCCATAGCACCGACCCCGCCGAAGAGGCCCGGCGGCGGGCGCGGAGCCCCAACTACCCCAATTTTCCGACCGTGGCCCTGACCCAGCTAATCGCGCTCCAGCAACGGGTGCCCGAACTTTTACCCAGGGTCTGGGCCCCGGCTTTGGTGCTCGAGGCCGCCCACGACGACACCGTGCCGGAAGCCGCGGTGCGCCGCTATTTCGCCCTGATTGGGGGCCCCCATAAGGAATACCGGGTCTACCAGAGCCAGCACGATATGCTCCTGGATCCGCTGGCCCAGCAGATCTCCGACGATATCGCGGCCTGGCTGAAAGAAAAGCTGGTGTAGCTATCGGTGCACCTCGAGCTCCAGCTTCACATTGCCGCGCTTGGTCTGGCCCAGCACCTTTTTGACCACCAGGCTGCCCAGCCCTTCGGCCATCAGGTGGTCGCCCTCGGTTATCTCGTCCTTGGCCGAGGCGGTCTTGCCCCGGAGTTTGACCTTGCCGGCCTTGACCCCCTGGGCAAAGTAGGTGCGCGAGACCCCAAAACCCTTGGCCCCCACCACGTCCACCCGCAGGCTGGGCACCACCACGCTGCGGGTGCGCTCGCGCGTTCTGGGCAACTGCTCGGGCGCAGCTTCTTTGGCCTGGAGGCCGGCTTCTTGCAGGGTTTTGAGGCCTTTGGGAAGGGTGGCCAGCAGAAAGCCGTCCTGGGTCTCCTCGAGATCCCCCAGCAGCCCCGGCTCCAGCAGCGCGCGCAGCCTGTCTTCCAGGGCCTCGAGGTCGCCCTCGAAGGTCAGGAAGACCACCACGGTGGGGTCGGATACCGCAGGAATGTGTTCGGGGAAGAGCACCGCCACCTTCCTCGAGGCCATGGGCAACCCCCCGAAGGCCTCGAGGCGCAGCCCCTCCTGCTGGGCCTGCCGGCGGAGTTCCTCCAGCGACTCGGCCTCCAGAAAGGGGGTCTGTACCACCCGGCCCCCTCGAGCTTTTTTCAGGTATTCCTGCATGGCGTCCATCCTTTCAATCGTCAACTTTTCCAAAAGTCCGCGTAGAGGCCGGGCAAACCCATCAGCTCGGCGTGGCTGCCCACCTGCACGATCCGGCCCTTTTCCATCACCACGATCTGATCGGCGTGCTGCACGGTGGCTAGGCGGTGCGCCACCACAATCACCGTGCGGCCCGGGCGGGCGGCCTCGAGGGCGGCCATCACCTGCCCCTCGCTGTGGCGGTCGAGGGCGCTGGTAATCTCGTCTAGCAAAAGAATTTTGGCCTCCCGTAGCAGGGCCGCCGCAATCGCCAGGCGCTGCCGCTGCCCCACCGAAAGCCCGCCCCCGTCGTCCTCGAGCGGGGTTTGCAGGCCAATTTCCCGGCCCAGGCCCACGGTGTCCAGGGCTTGCTGCATGGCTTCCGGGCGGGCGCCAGGGGCCAGCGCGGCCAGGTTCTCCTGGACGGTTCCGGCGAACAGCAGGGGCTCCTGCGGAACCCAGGCCATGCGGGCCCGCAACCACCCCGCCTCGTAGCTGTGTAGCTCGAGGCCATCCAGCAAGACCTGCCCCGCACTGGGGCGGTACAGGCCCAGCAGCAAGCGCAGCAGGGTGCTCTTGCCCGCCCCCGAGGGGCCCACAATGGCCGTGAAGGAGCCCGGCGCGATGCGCAGGTTGAGGTTTTGCAGGGTGGCCGGGCTACCGGGGTAGGCGAAGCTAAGGTTGCAGAGCTCGAGGCCCCCCGCCAGGGTCTGGGGTCGGAGCTGCCCCATGGCCGGGGCCGGGGGCAGCTCGAGCAGCTCCACCAGGCGGGCCGCGGCTCCCTCGGCCTGGGCAAACCCAGTGCCGATGCGGCTCAGCAGTTGCAGGGGAGTCACCGCCAGCCCCAGCAAGGTGAGGAACGCGGTCAGATCGCCGGGGGTCATCTGCCCCCGCTGCACCGCCCCAACCCCCAGGGCCAGCAGCAGGCCCAGCAGCAGCGTGGTAGCGAGCTGCCCTAGGGGCAGGTTGAGGGCCGCAATCAGGGCGCGGGTGCGCCCCAAGCGGTACTGCTGCTGGTTGCTGTGTCGGAAGCGCGCCTGGGCAAAGGCCTGCAAGTTCAGGGCCCGGATCAGCTCCAGACGCCCGAACCCCTCGGCCATGCGGGCGGCCAGGCGCTCCATAGCGGCCTGGGTGCGCCGGCTGTAGCGGGTCACCCAGGCCCCAAGCCAGCCCAGCAGCAAGGCCATGAAGGGCAGCACCAGCAGCAGGTACAGGGTGAGCTGGGCGTAGTGCAACAAGAGCTGGGCTAGCAGAGCCAGCAGCAGAATCCCCTGTACCAGCAGCCCCCCCAGGCTGTAGAACAAAAAGCCCTCGAGCTCCTTCAGATCGGCCACCAGCCGCCCGGTCAGCCCGCCGGAGGAGGCCGGAAGGGCCATCAGGTCGGCTTGCAGCAATCGCTCAAACACCCGCTCCCGCCAGACCGCCGGAATTTTGAGGGAAAGGTAGCCTATAAAGGCCTCGAGCACATACCCGCTCACCACCAGCACCGCCAGCAGGCCCGCCCCCACCAGGAGCACCTCTCCGAGCCGCTCCCACTGCCCCGACAGCACCTGATCGAACAGCGGCTTGACCACCAGGGTGGGCAGCCAGGCCTGGGCCGCCGCCGGCAGCAAAGCCAGCCCGGCCGCCAGCAGAATTTGCGGCAAAAAGGGACGCAGTAGCCGGAGAAGGTTCATGGAAGAAAAGTTTCACCGCTGCCGGAATTTCTAAGCCGTCGCCGGGTATCAGCAGTGGGCCAGCACATACTCCACCAGCTTATCGGCTCCGGGCCGGGCGTCCAGGCGCTTTAGCCGGGCCCGGACTTCCTGGGCCCGCTGGGGCTCGAGCAGCTCGAGGCCCGCAGAGGCCACCTCCGTCGGGCTAAAAACCCCGCGCAACTCGGGGAAAACCCGCTCGTTTAGCCACAGGTTGGGCAGGGCCAGGTGGGGCATGCCCGCCACCAGCCGCCAGACGAAGCGCTGCTTGAGGCTGCGGAGGCCCGGCCCGCTCAAAAGCCAGTGCCAGAAGCCCTCCAGCGGTAGCATCTCCGGCTTGTGCAAGGGCAAGAGCACCAGCGAGGGCAGGCCGGCC
Coding sequences within:
- the aceE gene encoding pyruvate dehydrogenase (acetyl-transferring), homodimeric type; this translates as MVEDRELIAARAGLSAEEQIRLEDLENQEWRESLEYVLRTAGRDRVAQLMEMLENYAYRNGVVIHDKVNTPYVNTISVEHQPPYPGDLELEQRIANILRWNTIAIVQQANKKSDGIGGHIATYASIAELMEMGFNHFFRGHDSPDRDLVFYQGHMSPGIYARSYLEGRLTEDDLGKFRRELLGGPGRGLSSYPHPWLMPDYWEFPTVSMGLGPLQAIYQARFMRYLEDRGLKPKTNAKVWAFLGDGEQDEVETLGALRVAASEELDNLIFVINANLQRLDGPVRGNSKVIQELESVYRGNGWNVIKVVWGSAWDELFAKDTEGVLLERMEQLVDGESQRYAAYGGKELREKFFNTPALKKLIEGLSDEDLDRLTLSRGGHDNRKIYAAYKAAMEHRGSPTVIIARTVKGYCLGPTAQAKNVAHQVKKLTLEDLREARDHLGIPIPDEELEKTPFYHPGKDSPEVRYMLERRKALGGLIPERRVREYRLKTPDLAFFEEFLAGSGGREISTTMAFVRMLTKLVRHPEVGKYIVPIVPDEARTFGMEGVISTVGIYSPKGQLYTPVDAGTVTVYRESETGQLLQEGINEAGAMSSFIAAGTAYAHHGIPTIPFYIYYSMFGLQRVGDLVWAAGDQRTKGFLLGATAGRTTLNGEGLQHEDGHSHVLALPVPNMPAYDPAFAYELAVILQDGMKRMYQDGEDIFYYITLMNENYVQPAMPEPREETRQGILKGLYLFKKSELKKPKARVQLLGSGTILNEVIKAAEMLERDYGIAADVWSATSYKALYYDAIEVARHNRLNPGSKARLPYVAQCLNPTEGPIVAASDYMKVLPAMVSGFLNRPIHSLGTDGFGRSETREALRDFFEVDARHVLITALSALRGEGKVSASTFTEAIKKLGIDPKREHPHKR
- a CDS encoding FAD-linked oxidase C-terminal domain-containing protein, which translates into the protein MSPALHELAQLFPPSRLLHKPGELTPYESDALTAFRARPLAVVLPESHEEVVAAVRWCARHRIPYVARGSGTSLSGGSLPIDGGLLIGLNRMNKLLRLDPQERIAVVEPGFINLQVSNAAAPYGLYYAPDPSSQPVSTIGGNLAFNSGGAHCLKYGMTSNHVLAAKVVLPDGETVVLGSESLENTGPDWLGLFVGSEGLLGIATEITLRLLPKPETYHTVLAAYDSLEKAGDAVAAVVASGLLPGAMEIMDSLAIEAAEAAVKAGYPREARALLIVELEGETPQVEAEARYLDEVIRRSGAYEVRVAQSAEERLKIWKGRKAAFSAVGRLSPDYIVQDGVVPRSRLGQALAEIERLSARYGLRVANVFHAGDGNLHPLILYNGRVAGEFERAEELAGEILRLCVALGGSITGEHGVGMEKKAYMPEMFSEADLAAMRRIRLALDPLELSNRGKMFPGGEAPALHQAGPHPLERAGVISRE
- a CDS encoding FAD-binding protein, producing MTVLYPTSPAEVQEAIRAHSRVRARGGGSKPALSTPTEDQTVLEMRGLSGVKEYDPGEYVLVARAGTPLAEVERLLAQHGQYLPFDPPLVEQGATLGGTVAAGLSGPMRQRYGGVRDFILGVQFVDGTGQLVRAGGKVVKNAAGFDLPKLMVGSLGRLGLLTELAFKVFPYPKATATLRVAFPKLEAALEALYRLAGSSIELYALDLEPPATLALRLGGLPEALPARLERLTAFMGRAGDLLQGEAEARYWRDLNRLELGAGYLVKVAPSARQIPALEQALGSVPRRYMSAGNLLYLAWNDELAQLDTLLRSQNLSGLVLRGHTARPQIGIDLEQVFGQRVAAALDPQGRFSPTPPQ
- the glcF gene encoding glycolate oxidase subunit GlcF; this translates as MQHKIDVEKLGPQGEIMAHAIEACVHCGFCLPACPTYQVLGEEMDSPRGRIFLMKEVLEGNLSMEEAQPYLDKCLGCQGCVTACPSGVPYGELIATYRGWSEPQRHRSPFQKLFRIGLQETLPYPSRFRAAATLGRLGKPIKPLLPPLLQAPLELLPDQLPKHQPLPELVPAEGERRARVAFLAGCAQQVLQPNFNHATLRVLARNGVEVVIPKGQGCCGALAMHTGERARALRFARTNLSAFAGEFDAILTNAAGCGSGLKEYPLLFHGEPEQAQASQMAAKVRDVSVFLVELGLKAVPPLKRPLKVAYHDACHLAHAQQVRAEPRQLLKSIPGLELVEIPEGELCCGSAGTYNLEQPEIAATLGERKARNILATGAELVVTGNIGCFTQIQSHLRKLGREIPVLHTLELLDRAYAQSPILPGR
- a CDS encoding glycerate kinase, giving the protein MRELLIASFRQALEQTHPAHLTAQHLPQETPALIVSVGKAAMSMLAAAQERFPQVPFIAVPKAEPGRDWPQAERGQIIPARHPMPDEQSMRAAQTILQAVSRLQTSDLLLVLVSGGGSALLCAPWGIDLPTKQALTQALLRSGADIQEINAVRKHVSAIKGGRLAAATPARIHALYLSDVPGDDLSVIASGPTVPDETTFAQALAVLDKYGLDFPEVRSHLEQGAKGALPESPKPGQALFQRVENRLIGSNQVLLEAAQRFWQAQGYPAVILSDRFQGEARELARFHANLVQSIRTHGHPFRPPVVLLSGGEASVMVRGSGQGGRNQEFLAWLGFYLGPDGVWALAADSDGIDGNTPAAGAILAPDTWSRAQQQGLDLKALLHDNNAHGFFQALGGLLITGETANNLNDFRVLVVE
- a CDS encoding carboxylesterase; translated protein: MSNVLVLHGFTSHPTLTMGPLPETLRKAGFTVAQPTLPGHGTRPEDLRGVRWLDWLQTAREAYLALPEPRAVVGLSMGGLLAGWLAAEHKTAALVALAPALGFKNRLAYLAPLLHYVKPWAHSTDPAEEARRRARSPNYPNFPTVALTQLIALQQRVPELLPRVWAPALVLEAAHDDTVPEAAVRRYFALIGGPHKEYRVYQSQHDMLLDPLAQQISDDIAAWLKEKLV
- a CDS encoding RNA-binding protein gives rise to the protein MDAMQEYLKKARGGRVVQTPFLEAESLEELRRQAQQEGLRLEAFGGLPMASRKVAVLFPEHIPAVSDPTVVVFLTFEGDLEALEDRLRALLEPGLLGDLEETQDGFLLATLPKGLKTLQEAGLQAKEAAPEQLPRTRERTRSVVVPSLRVDVVGAKGFGVSRTYFAQGVKAGKVKLRGKTASAKDEITEGDHLMAEGLGSLVVKKVLGQTKRGNVKLELEVHR
- a CDS encoding ABC transporter ATP-binding protein; the protein is MNLLRLLRPFLPQILLAAGLALLPAAAQAWLPTLVVKPLFDQVLSGQWERLGEVLLVGAGLLAVLVVSGYVLEAFIGYLSLKIPAVWRERVFERLLQADLMALPASSGGLTGRLVADLKELEGFLFYSLGGLLVQGILLLALLAQLLLHYAQLTLYLLLVLPFMALLLGWLGAWVTRYSRRTQAAMERLAARMAEGFGRLELIRALNLQAFAQARFRHSNQQQYRLGRTRALIAALNLPLGQLATTLLLGLLLALGVGAVQRGQMTPGDLTAFLTLLGLAVTPLQLLSRIGTGFAQAEGAAARLVELLELPPAPAMGQLRPQTLAGGLELCNLSFAYPGSPATLQNLNLRIAPGSFTAIVGPSGAGKSTLLRLLLGLYRPSAGQVLLDGLELHSYEAGWLRARMAWVPQEPLLFAGTVQENLAALAPGARPEAMQQALDTVGLGREIGLQTPLEDDGGGLSVGQRQRLAIAAALLREAKILLLDEITSALDRHSEGQVMAALEAARPGRTVIVVAHRLATVQHADQIVVMEKGRIVQVGSHAELMGLPGLYADFWKS